In Eriocheir sinensis breed Jianghai 21 chromosome 52, ASM2467909v1, whole genome shotgun sequence, one genomic interval encodes:
- the LOC126982822 gene encoding uncharacterized protein K02A2.6-like — translation MTDTRFTYSTLRRFLARWGVEHRVTSPYNPRTNGHPEAAVKIVKKLISTTIMDGRLNCDDFARGLLELRNTPRANGRSPAQRRPLAAPPDKDNIPAPLRRSARQQREPQRLTVRWDSQTYDGDASSDDRDS, via the exons ATGACGGACACCAGG TTCACCTATTCCACCCTCCGCCGCTTCCTGGCCCGCTGGGGGGTGGAGCACCGGGTTACCTCTCCATATAACCCAAGGACCAACGGGCACCCAGAGGCTGCTGTGAAGATCGTCAAGAAGCTAATCTCCACCACTATCATGGACGGTAGACTGAACTGTGACGACTTCGCACGCGGCCTGCTGGAGCTGAGGAACACACCGCGTGCAAATGGAAGGTCTCCTGCCCAG CGAAGGCCTTTAGCAGCGCCTCCTGACAAGGACAACATTCCCGCGCCCCTGCGTCGCTCTGCACGACAGCAACGGGAGCCTCAGCGCCTGACGGTGCGATGGGACTCACAGACGTACGATGGCGACGCATCTTCAGACGACAGGGACTCCTGA